AATTTCTATTGAAAAAGAAATAGAATATGTAAAGAGTGTCCGATGAATTAGAGCATGTTTATGCAACCTTCAAAAATATATGCCATTTTCACTTGAAAGAAACTTTGACCTACATGTGTACAGGGTTGTCCAGTTCGAGGATGCCAGACTCCATCATGCCCTAAGCATGTGATAAGAAAAGGACATAAGGTTACTCTATTTTGTCATTTAATGAGTTTATGGTAGCAGCTAAGAAATTATAAATGAACATGATCAGAGGGTAACTTCAGAGTGGAAAACTAACATTTCAGCAATTATGTTAACCAAAGCAAACACATAAACCATGTTAACCATGTGCAAACACATAAAACACCAATTTCAGATATAGAGGTGTTAGATTTCTTGTGCTgtaggtaggggatttccccACAATAGGCAATCAAAAACCATTGTGGTCCAAAAAAATTGCCATCAGCAATGCACTCCTTTTGCTAAATTATACATTTATGGCCGTAGACATAGTTAAGATCACTTCAAAATGGCTTTAACCTCTCAACTGcagcaatgaaatcattcttTGGTTactggttttaaatgcagttaagAAAATATAGGTATATTTAAGGTCAGTCATCAGCGCAGCCATTGATGGTTGTCCTAGGCTAGTAGTACCTCAAATCTTGTCAGCCATTTCTTGATCCACGTCCGCTTTAACATGCTGTTGAAGCATTCGGCTCTCTTAACAGAACAataatgaaatacattttttcaacaaaacaataatgaaatacatttcaaaatatttcaccagacataatttcactgcatttcttacttccagtaactatatgcatgtgacaataaacttccttttATCCATTTCATCTACATccaccaaaaaagaaaaacctgGGGAGTTGTGTAAAATACTAATAACAACTGAATGTGATAATCTACAAATGTTGAATGCCATATTTAGTTGGAAAAGGGACATAAGACAAAATATAAATCTTGAAAAAGACATTTGGTATATATGTACTTTTTCAATTTTGATGCTggcaacatgttttaaaaaagggtTGGGACAgtggcatgtttaccactgtgctgcttcacctcttcatttaaaaaCTTGCCTGGTTGTGAACTGATGTGCCCATCCTGAAGCACTGCCATGCCTGGTCCCCAAGTTGTCGAACGTGAAATGCCGTCTGCATTTCACCAACAACAAGGTTCTCCTTTCCCCTGTCACTCCGGATCAATCGGGGACATCCTTAGCATATAAAAAGAacattttttgtgtatgtgaccTGACAAGCTTTGCCACAGACTCAATACCTCCAATTGACAATGCATACCTCCTAGTTCCACAACAACATCAAAGAAGTATCTTGCCACAAATTTTTGCTTGCGGTTCGAAGTGCCAACCTTCAGCCACAGAACCCTTCGAGAAAAcctgagagaggaaaaaaagatatgCACACATCCATGCACATAAAGAAAGCCAGCTTAGACAGAATGTTGCCCATGGTAACCAGCTAGCTTCACCATACTCTTACAATATCACTTCAGATGTGAAAAAGTTATTAACGTAATGTACCTTATGACACAGCACAAGCGATGCTTTTGTACAATTTACCTACCCATCAATGCATAAATGTACCCAGATCCCAAAGAACTTCAGCTTATCATTACCTGTAGGACAAAATATAGGGATATCTATAACGCATACTATTGTCGCATTGTAAAACTTAATCCCTTTCATTAAGATGATCAAATGTTTACCATCTATGTGCCAGGTGTCATTTGGTCCAGAGCTGTGGTAGTTCCtcctttgtattttttttttgcctggaCTCCTTCTCTGCAGACCACTTGCATCCACTTCACGCATAATTTCAGCAACATCAGTCCTACATTCATTGACAGGTACTTATAAGTGACACTCGAAGGTAACATGACAAAGTGCTTGGTGACATTTACATCACTAACCTGTAGCAAGGCCGCACTCCTCTGACATCGCGAACACGTTTTAACATGGCTCTGATGCCTTGGTCAGGTGACCAGTGTCTCATCTCGCTCTGGAAATCGAACATATCAAGTAATTATAACCATTGCATGGACAAGCAGAACAACATTTTTGCACAAtgcacaaacatttttttttttaattgtttgggGGCTATAGGCTatctatgctaagctaggctaatggAAGGGTGCATCAGACCGAGTAACTGCATGCACAGATAAGAGAAGGGTATGGGTCATATTATCTAATTTAGTACTGCTAATTATCCAGTAAAGGTTCCACTGTGCAACAGAAGCCATTGTCCAGTCAACCTTTACATAAAGTGTGCACACTGAAGAAAGCACACGCCAAAACGCGTATGTGCAAATAAAAGAGTATATGCATAGTGCGGCCTCTCTCCTACTTTCCTTTATGTATAACTATCCAGGCCAGCACTGATAAAGTTTAAAAAGTAGACAAattgagtgaagcctgctcctatcCTCACTGACCATTCAACTTTTACAAAATTCTGTCCACAGGCCACAGGCTTTATACAGAACAGtcagaatgaatgaaagcagCTGCCTTGTCTTGCAATAAACAAACAGCGGGTGGAAATCCTGatactctttcaactacatgaaagTTAATCAAATACcgcccagatttcagtgcccatcagccccaacatttagcaatataatccaCTCTGAATGAAACACGTCTCACAATAAATTGCATGTTAGAAAACTTGCTGTTATCTACAATAATTTGTTATTGTTCATGAAGGCGTGtatggcaagttgttattttatgaGTAGCCTTTTACTTTATTTCTAAGAATAAAATTGCAATTAGGCTTAAATTAACAAAAAAAGANNNNNNNNNNNNNNNNNNNNNNNNNNNNNNNNNNNNNNNNNNNNNNNNNNNNNNNNNNNNNNNNNNNNNNNNNNNNNNNNNNNNNNNNNNNNNNNNNNNNNNNNNNNNNNNNNNNNNNNNNNNNNNNNNNNNNNNNNNNNNNNNNNNNNNNNNNNNNNNNNNNNNNNNNNNNNNNNNNNNNNNNNNNNNNNNNNNNNNNNNNNNNNNNNNNNNNNNNNNNNNNNNNNNNNNNNNNNNNNNNNNNNNNNNNNNNNNNNNNNNNNNNNNNNNNNNNNNNNNNNNNNNNNNNNNNNNNNNNNNNNNNNNNNNNNNNNNNNNNNNNNNNNNNNNNNNNNNNNNNNNNNNNNNNNNNNNNNNNNNNNNNNNNNNNNNNNNNNNNNNNNNNNNNNNNNNNNNNNNNNNNNNNNNNNNNNNNNNNNNNNNNNNNNNNNNNNNNNNNNNNNNNNNNNNNNNNNNNNNNNNNNNNNNNNNNNNNNNNNNNNNNNNNNNNNNNNNNNNNNNNNNNNNNNNNNNNNNNNNNNNNNNNNNNNNNNNNNNNNNNNNNNNNNNNNNNNNNNNNNNNNNNNNNNNNNNNNNNNNNNNNNNNNNNNNNNNNNNNNNNNNNNNNNNNNNNNNNNNNNNNNNNNNNNNNNNNNNNNNNNNNNNNNNNNNNNNNNNNNNNNNNNNNNNNNNNNNNNNNNNNNNNNNNNNNNNNNNNNNNNNNNNNNNNNNNNNNNNNNNNNNNNNNNNNNNNNNNNNNNNNNNNNNNNNNNNNNNNNNNNNNNNNNNNNNNNNNNNNNNNNNNNNNNNNNNNNNNNNNNNNNNNNNNNNNNNNNNNNNNNNNNNNNNNNNNNNNNNNNNNNNNNNNNNNNNNNNNNNNNNNNNNNNNNNNNNNNNNNNNNNNNNNNNNNNNNNNNNNNNNNNNNNNNNNNNNNNNNNNNNNNNNNNNNNNNNNNNNNNNNNNNNNNNNNNNNNNNNNNNNNNNNNNNNNNNNNNNNNNNNNNNNNNNNNNNNNNNNNNNNNNNNNNNNNNNNNNNNNNNNNNNNNNNNNNNNNNNNNNNNNNNNNNNNNNNNNNNNNNNNNNNNNNNNNNNNNNNNNNNNNNNNNNNNNNNNNNNNNNNNNNNNNNNNNNNNNNNNNNNNNNNNNNNNNNNNNNNNNNNNNNNNNNNNNNNNNNNNNNNNNNNNNNNNNNNNNNNNNNNNNNNNNNNNNNNNNNNNNNNNNNNNNNNNNNNNNNNNNNNNNNNNNNNNNNNNNNNNNNNNNNNNNNNNNNNNNNNNNNNNNNNNNNNNNNNNNNNNNNNNNNNNNNNNNNNNNNNNNNNNNNNNNNNNNNNNNNNNNNNNNNNNNNNNNNNNNNNNNNNNNNNNNNNNNNNNNNNNNNNNNNNNNNNNNNNNNNNNNNNNNNNNNNNNNNNNNNNNNNNNNNNNNNNNNNNNNNNNNNNNNNNNNNNNNNNNNNNNNNNNNNNNNNNNNNNNNNNNNNNNNNNNNNNNNNNNNNNNNNNNNNNNNNNNNNNNNNNNNNNNNNNNNNNNNNNNNNNNNNNNNNNNNNNNNNNNNNNNNNNNNNNNNNNNNNNNNNNNNNNNNNNNNNNNNNNNNNNNNNNNNNNNNNNNNNNNNNNNNNNNNNNNNNNNNNNNNNNNNNNNNNNNNNNNNNNNNNNNNNNNNNNNNNNNNNNNNNNNNNNNNNNNNNNNNNNNNNNNNNNNNNNNNNNNNNNNNNNNNNNNNNNNNNNNNNNNNNNNNNNNNNNNNNNNNNNNNNNNNNNNNNNNNNNNNNNNNNNNNNNNNNNNNNNNNNNNNNNNNNNNNNNNNNNNNNNNNNNNNNNNNNNNNNNNNNNNNNNNNNNNNNNNNNNNNNNNNNNNNNNNNNNNNNNNNNNNNNNNNNNNNNNNNNNNNNNNNNNNNNNNNNNNNNNNNNNNNNNNNNNNNNNNNNNNNNNNNNNNNNNNNNNNNNNNNNNNNNNNNNNNNNNNNNNNNNNNNNNNNNNNNNNNNNNNNNNNNNNNNNNNNNNNNNNNNNNNNNNNNNNNNNNNNNNNNNNNNNNNNNNNNNNNNNNNNNNNNNNNNNNNNNNNNNNNNNNNNNNNNNNNNNNNNNNNNNNNNNNNNNNNNNNNNNNNNNNNNNNNNNNNNNNNNNNNNNNNNNNNNNNNNNNNNNNNNNNNNNNNNNNNNNNNNNNNNNNNNNNNNNNNNNNNNNNNNNNNNNNNNNNNNNNNNNNNNNNNNNNNNNNNNNNNNNNNNNNNNNNNNNNNNNNNNNNNNNNNNNNNNNNNNNNNNNNNNNNNNNNNNNNNNNNNNNNNNNNNNNNNNNNNNNNNNNNNNNNNNNNNNNNNNNNNNNNNNNN
The sequence above is a segment of the Alosa sapidissima isolate fAloSap1 chromosome 2, fAloSap1.pri, whole genome shotgun sequence genome. Coding sequences within it:
- the LOC121697653 gene encoding uncharacterized protein LOC121697653; the protein is MSEECGLATVDASGLQRRSPGKKKIQRRNYHSSGPNDTWHIDGNDKLKFFGIWVHLCIDGFSRRVLWLKVGTSNRKQKFVARYFFDVVVELGGCPRLIRSDRGKENLVVGEMQTAFHVRQLGDQAWQCFRMGTSVHNQRAECFNSMLKRTWIKKWLTRFEGMMESGILELDNPVHINCLQYTHLEMLQEDLNIERTVWNSHDIRKQRHAPGPFGKPDVMYNSPPPGFADMLCPVDDDLLDFSQQIVSEENEHLRVANEEFQDLCGAILANSRFPHTLNGCFAAYLKLFEEITNCMNRNMLQTPSTFAEANELYKIMLRERE